One part of the Lemur catta isolate mLemCat1 chromosome 13, mLemCat1.pri, whole genome shotgun sequence genome encodes these proteins:
- the LOC123649351 gene encoding olfactory receptor 2B11: MKSDNQSFLGDPPKHFILLGVSDRPWLELPLFVVLLVFYVLAVLGNMAIILVSRLDPQLQSPMYLFLSHLSFLDLCYTATTAPQMLVNLGSSRKTISYGGCTVQYAIFHWLGCTECIVLAAMALDRYVAICEPLRYAVVMHRALCQRLVAVAWLSGFGNSLVQVVLTVQLPFCGRQVLNNFFCEVPAMIKLSCADTAANDATLAVLVAFFVLVPLALILLSYGFIIRAVLRIRSSRGRRKAFGTCSSHLLVVSLFYLPAIYMYLQPPSSYSQEQGKFISLFYSIITPTLNPFIYTLRNKDVKGALRRLLAKLWGLFRR; the protein is encoded by the coding sequence ATGAAAAGTGACAACCAGAGCTTCTTGGGGGATCCCCCCAAACACTTCATCCTCCTGGGCGTTTCGGACAGGCCATGGCTGGAGCTCCCTCTCTTTGTGGTCCTCCTGGTGTTCTACGTTCTGGCCGTGTTAGGGAACATGGCCATCATCCTGGTGTCCCGGCTGGATCCCCAGCTGCAAAGCCCCATGTACCTCTTCCTCAGCCACCTGTCCTTCCTGGACCTCTGTTACACGGCCACCACAGCCCCTCAGATGCTAGTCAACCTGGGCAGCTCCAGGAAGACCATCAGCTACGGTGGCTGCACAGTGCAGTACGCCATTTTCCACTGGCTGGGATGCACCGAGTGCATTGTCCTGGCCGCCATGGCCCTGGACCGCTACGTGGCCATCTGCGAGCCCCTGCGGTATGCCGTTGTCATGCACCGCGCTCTCTGTCAGCGGCTCGTGGCTGTGGCCTGGCTCAGTGGCTTCGGCAACTCCCTCGTTCAGGTAGTCCTGACAGTGCAGTTGCCTTTCTGTGGGCGGCAGGTGCTGAACAACTTCTTCTGCGAGGTGCCAGCCATGATCAAGTTGTCGTGTGCCGACACGGCTGCGAATGACGCCACGCTGGCTGTGCTGGTGGCCTTCTTTGTGCTGGTCCCCCTAGCTCTCATCCTCCTCTCCTATGGCTTTATCATCCGTGCTGTGCTCAGGATCCGGTCATCCAGGGGGCGGCGCAAGGCCTTTGGGACCTGTTCCTCCCACTTGCTGGTGGTCTCCCTTTTCTACCTACCGGCCATCTACATGTACCTGCAGCCCCCTTCTAGCTACTCCCAAGAGCAGGGCAAGTTCATTTCCCTCTTCTATTCCATAATCACACCTACCCTCAATCCCTTCATCTACACCCTGAGGAATAAAGATGTGAAGGGAGCTCTGAGAAGACTCCTGGCAAAACTCTGGGGGCTCTTCAGAAGATGA